Genomic segment of Borreliella spielmanii:
CTTAAGGTTTAAAATTGAATTCTTGTTAAACACTGTATAAATAAGATAAATAATAAGCTCTAAGGTACGAATAACTGTTGTTGCAATAGCAGCTCCAACCACCCCCATATGAAAAACAAAAATAAAAATATAATTTAATATTAGATTTAAAAGCACTGAAAAAATAGAAATGTAAACTTGAAATTTAACAATTTCAACAACTTTAAGAGCATTAGCAACAAGTCCTTTTATGATTGCAAATACGAAAGAAAAAATAGCTATGTTTAAATAAATCGCCCCATAATAAACTGCCTGCACATCATTAGAAATCAATCTAAGTAAAAAAAAAGGATTCACTCTAGAAATCAATATGAACGGGAAAGAAAATAAAATAATAGTTAATATACTAATAAAAAATGTATTTTTAAAACTCTTAAAATCACCCTGATTGTATTGCCTTGTAGCAATTATATTGTAAGCTCCTACCATAGCAAACCCAATAGTAACAAACAATTCAAAAAATTTATTTGCAAGAGAAACTCCTGCAACAGGATAGTCGCCAAGATATGAAACCATAGCATTATCGGTAAGGGAAATAAAATTAAATAAAAAAAACTCAATAGCAGTGGGAATTGCAATTTTTAAAAGATCTTTATAAATTTTATCTTTTTTTGACGCACTTAATGAATACATAAACTTCTCCAAATAAAAAGTCAAAATTTTTGCAAAAATAAATAATAAAGCGCTAAAATAAAACAAAAGGAGTTGCTTTTAAATCAGCATTAATTTTAGACTCAC
This window contains:
- a CDS encoding MATE family efflux transporter, coding for MYSLSASKKDKIYKDLLKIAIPTAIEFFLFNFISLTDNAMVSYLGDYPVAGVSLANKFFELFVTIGFAMVGAYNIIATRQYNQGDFKSFKNTFFISILTIILFSFPFILISRVNPFFLLRLISNDVQAVYYGAIYLNIAIFSFVFAIIKGLVANALKVVEIVKFQVYISIFSVLLNLILNYIFIFVFHMGVVGAAIATTVIRTLELIIYLIYTVFNKNSILNLKLNDLNINVKLFVQLIKFFIPILLNDFIWFFGYLVLTSIFIGIDTHRYAAYSISFSIYFIIFNIINSFCISLNIMMGYEMHNSKKEVMKVAIYLGKIGFKLAFLTSFVLFVFSFFAPYIFYTLKYSHLIGIILRYSSVSAFFMALAFQYLFGFFRAGASPSFGAIMEGSVTFVYTIPIAFVLANYTNLPFEIIVFIPALEDAIKLAISLPYFYSERWIKSIKTSW